A region from the Patescibacteria group bacterium genome encodes:
- a CDS encoding nucleoside-diphosphate kinase (catalyzes the formation of nucleoside triphosphate from ATP and nucleoside diphosphate) encodes MSKHPREERTFVMVKPDGVKRGLTGEIIKRIEQRGLKVIALEMFQPSLEQIDNHYPKEESWVARLGEKTLNTYAKYGYDAMEELGTDDKLAIGQMVRKWLVEYMTSAPLVKMVVEGVHVVDMVRKLAGNTMPYIAEMGTLRGDFSVDSAAAANKDKRAVHNIVHASETAEEASHEISHWFSPEQIHAYKRVEDDLML; translated from the coding sequence ATGTCTAAACATCCCAGAGAAGAAAGAACGTTTGTTATGGTTAAACCGGACGGCGTTAAGCGCGGTTTGACTGGTGAAATAATAAAACGCATTGAACAGCGCGGTCTTAAGGTAATTGCCTTAGAAATGTTTCAGCCGTCTTTAGAACAAATAGATAATCATTATCCTAAAGAAGAATCTTGGGTAGCCCGTTTAGGAGAAAAAACTCTTAATACTTACGCTAAGTATGGTTATGATGCTATGGAAGAGTTGGGTACGGATGATAAATTAGCCATTGGCCAAATGGTGCGTAAATGGTTGGTGGAGTACATGACTTCGGCGCCATTAGTTAAAATGGTTGTGGAAGGTGTTCATGTGGTAGATATGGTTAGGAAATTAGCCGGTAACACCATGCCGTATATTGCCGAAATGGGAACCTTACGTGGTGATTTTTCCGTAGATTCAGCGGCTGCGGCTAATAAAGATAAACGAGCGGTTCATAATATAGTTCATGCTTCAGAAACAGCCGAGGAAGCTAGCCATGAGATTTCCCATTGGTTTTCTCCGGAGCAAATACATGCTTATAAAAGGGTGGAAGATGATCTGATGTTATAG
- a CDS encoding MBL fold metallo-hydrolase, with protein MKKIFIILFLFLVGIFIWLMFFKPKLLQVVFFDVGQGDACLITTPSGQTILIDGGPGRSLLTKLGQQMPWHKRTIDVVILTHPHADHLAGLLEVLKRYKVRLVLWTGVLHTSPEYLTWLKIIKEKNISARTIEAGQKIILESVILETIWPEGSLAGQTVVDLNASSLVIRLVYLKTALLLTGDINQTEEELILAAGRLIEAQIIKIAHQGSSTSSSLEFLRAVKPVWAVISVGDNNYGHPHKIIMDRLKKLFIKILRTDKLGDIEFRSDGKIWQPL; from the coding sequence ATGAAAAAGATTTTTATTATTTTGTTTTTATTTTTAGTAGGTATTTTTATTTGGTTAATGTTTTTTAAACCTAAACTTTTACAAGTGGTTTTTTTTGATGTTGGTCAGGGCGACGCTTGTTTAATAACCACACCTAGCGGTCAAACCATATTAATTGATGGCGGTCCCGGTCGTTCTTTATTAACTAAGTTGGGCCAACAAATGCCCTGGCATAAACGAACCATTGATGTGGTAATTTTGACTCATCCCCATGCCGACCATTTGGCTGGTTTATTGGAAGTGTTAAAACGTTATAAGGTTAGACTTGTGTTGTGGACTGGTGTGCTGCATACTTCGCCGGAATATTTAACTTGGCTTAAAATAATTAAAGAAAAAAATATTTCAGCCAGAACAATTGAGGCTGGACAAAAAATAATTTTAGAATCGGTCATTTTGGAAACAATTTGGCCAGAAGGTAGTTTAGCTGGTCAAACTGTAGTGGATTTAAATGCCAGTTCTTTGGTTATTCGGTTGGTTTATTTAAAGACAGCTCTTTTATTGACTGGCGATATTAATCAAACAGAGGAAGAATTAATTTTGGCGGCTGGTCGGTTGATTGAAGCGCAAATAATTAAAATAGCTCATCAGGGGAGTTCCACTTCAAGTAGTTTGGAATTTTTGCGGGCCGTTAAGCCTGTTTGGGCGGTTATTTCGGTAGGCGATAATAATTATGGGCATCCTCATAAAATTATTATGGATCGTTTAAAAAAATTATTTATTAAAATATTACGAACCGACAAGCTGGGGGATATTGAATTTAGAAGCGACGGAAAAATTTGGCAACCCCTTTGA
- a CDS encoding ComEC family competence protein, which yields MEGTVNHYQLGQTILTKPFLPPYLLSRFVLLGVLLGFILAPYFTINWFSWTILLVIWLVSLLNKKFNRKYSWLILGLLLAFGRGLAVKPINPLIITSGPSEFAATVVRSPKLKDRTTTYFLKNNQNITVIVTTRPYPEYYYGDRLWVKCFSLSVIESSYKNQPARWACPWPVLNLIARPTDGWRLKIASWRTGLSERLTGGLAEPYASLASGMLWGDDSALPQAITESFKKTGTTHLLAVSGYNVMVLTSILFWVLISLGWRVFGASWLVAGAVVVFVVFTGAEAATVRAGIMALMVMLAYCLKQKVNKFNLLLLAACLMLFYQPLYLFDLGWQLSFAAMVGLLWLAPLLRRRLIFITNKFGLRAAAVDTLSASLITLPLILWQLKQLSVVSPLANLLIGPLVVLVFIFGLPILIIPPALEFLIGIFAWSLQFILSYMIKVVTLLASWPSSWLESSRLVWLMVLIVYFLLFRVLFYQPKK from the coding sequence ATGGAGGGTACCGTCAATCACTATCAGTTAGGGCAGACGATTTTAACTAAACCTTTTTTGCCACCTTATTTATTAAGTCGGTTTGTTTTGTTGGGTGTTTTGTTAGGTTTTATTTTGGCCCCCTATTTTACAATTAATTGGTTTAGTTGGACGATTTTATTGGTAATTTGGTTGGTTAGTTTGCTGAATAAAAAATTTAATAGAAAATATAGCTGGCTTATTTTAGGCTTACTATTGGCTTTTGGTCGGGGATTGGCAGTTAAACCAATTAATCCATTAATAATAACGTCCGGCCCTAGTGAGTTTGCGGCGACAGTTGTTCGGTCGCCCAAGTTAAAAGATCGAACAACTACTTATTTTTTAAAAAACAATCAGAATATCACCGTCATAGTTACCACCCGGCCTTATCCGGAATACTATTATGGGGATCGGTTGTGGGTTAAGTGTTTTAGTTTATCGGTTATTGAATCGTCTTATAAAAATCAACCCGCTCGTTGGGCCTGTCCTTGGCCGGTTTTAAACTTAATAGCCAGACCAACTGATGGTTGGCGTCTTAAAATTGCCAGTTGGCGAACTGGTTTGTCCGAGAGGCTGACTGGGGGGTTAGCTGAACCTTATGCTTCTTTAGCTAGTGGTATGTTATGGGGCGATGATAGCGCTTTACCCCAAGCAATTACAGAATCTTTTAAAAAAACCGGTACAACTCATTTATTGGCTGTGTCCGGTTATAATGTAATGGTTTTAACCAGTATATTATTTTGGGTTTTAATAAGTTTAGGTTGGCGTGTTTTTGGCGCTAGCTGGTTAGTGGCCGGCGCAGTGGTAGTTTTTGTGGTTTTTACCGGCGCCGAAGCCGCTACTGTTAGAGCCGGTATTATGGCTTTAATGGTTATGTTGGCTTATTGTTTAAAGCAAAAAGTAAACAAATTTAATTTACTTTTATTAGCGGCTTGTTTAATGCTTTTTTATCAGCCACTTTATTTGTTTGATTTGGGTTGGCAACTTTCTTTCGCCGCCATGGTTGGCTTGTTGTGGTTAGCGCCTTTATTAAGAAGACGGTTAATTTTTATTACCAATAAATTTGGTTTGCGGGCCGCAGCCGTTGATACCTTGTCAGCCAGTTTAATTACTTTGCCTTTAATATTGTGGCAACTTAAACAATTATCCGTTGTAAGCCCGCTAGCTAATTTATTGATTGGCCCTTTGGTAGTTTTGGTATTTATTTTTGGTTTACCTATTTTAATTATACCGCCGGCTTTAGAATTTTTAATTGGGATTTTTGCTTGGTCATTGCAATTTATTTTAAGTTATATGATTAAAGTTGTTACTTTATTAGCCAGCTGGCCCAGTAGTTGGCTGGAATCGTCCCGATTGGTTTGGTTGATGGTTCTAATTGTTTATTTTTTATTATTTAGGGTTTTATTTTATCAACCAAAAAAATGA
- the prfB gene encoding peptide chain release factor 2, translated as MLKLYSNAFRRLGGGFDLAKTRQRIVVLEKQMQQPDFWLDTKQAKEISQLYGDAKLLVEDWQSITDQAEVLFQLAKEEGSDGQGDWLETINKSYQELLTKFDKLEVRRLLSAPYDDSNVLLSIHAGAGGTDAQDWAQMLQRMYLRFSEDQNWSAVILDKSAGQEAGLKSCLIKISGRFAYGYLKCEAGVHRLVRISPFDGEKMRHTSFALVEVLPELPELTDIKIKDSDLRVDTFMSSGAGGQSVNTTYSAVRLVHLPTNITVTCQNERSQLQNKETALKYLTAKLWQVEQAKQQATKQELRGEFKSVAWGNQVRSYVLHPYKMVKDHRTELVNNDPDKVLDGYLDDFISARLKQLAR; from the coding sequence ATATTAAAGCTTTACAGCAACGCGTTCAGGCGGCTGGGAGGTGGCTTTGACTTAGCCAAGACCAGGCAGAGAATAGTGGTTTTGGAAAAACAAATGCAGCAGCCGGATTTTTGGCTGGACACTAAACAGGCTAAAGAAATTAGTCAGCTTTATGGTGATGCTAAATTATTGGTTGAAGATTGGCAGTCCATAACTGATCAGGCGGAAGTTTTATTTCAGTTGGCTAAAGAAGAAGGTTCGGACGGGCAAGGGGATTGGTTAGAGACTATAAATAAATCTTACCAAGAATTGTTAACTAAGTTTGATAAGCTGGAAGTTAGGCGTTTATTATCGGCGCCTTATGATGATAGTAATGTTCTTTTATCTATTCATGCCGGCGCTGGCGGAACTGATGCTCAGGATTGGGCGCAAATGTTGCAAAGAATGTATTTGCGTTTTAGTGAAGACCAAAATTGGTCGGCCGTGATTCTTGATAAATCAGCTGGTCAAGAAGCTGGTTTAAAAAGTTGTCTTATAAAAATCAGCGGTCGTTTTGCTTATGGTTATTTAAAGTGTGAGGCTGGTGTGCATCGATTGGTTAGAATTTCTCCTTTTGATGGGGAAAAAATGCGTCATACTTCTTTTGCTTTAGTTGAAGTTTTGCCGGAATTACCCGAGTTAACCGATATAAAAATAAAGGACAGCGATTTACGGGTGGATACTTTTATGTCTTCTGGCGCGGGCGGCCAAAGCGTTAATACGACTTATTCGGCTGTCCGGCTGGTCCATTTGCCAACTAATATAACAGTAACTTGTCAGAATGAAAGATCGCAATTACAAAATAAAGAAACGGCTCTTAAATATTTAACAGCCAAATTATGGCAGGTGGAGCAAGCTAAGCAGCAAGCGACTAAACAGGAGTTACGGGGTGAATTTAAATCAGTAGCTTGGGGCAATCAAGTGCGTTCTTATGTTTTGCATCCTTATAAAATGGTTAAGGATCACCGAACTGAACTTGTTAATAATGATCCGGATAAAGTATTAGATGGTTATTTAGATGATTTTATTTCCGCCAGATTAAAGCAACTGGCCAGATAA
- a CDS encoding tetratricopeptide repeat protein, whose amino-acid sequence MVDLNKALIDWSGRLKTVVSQRPWLPFLFLFILGLLVYLNALPNQLFWDDYDSLLNNYYIKDWSYFGRYFTENLIAGAGLMSNYWRPLLLVIYSIEWHIWGDWATGYHLVSILIHLAAGLVLYDLLKKITDRPIIAWLASLIFLIHPLQTEAVTYVAGRGDPLSVLFLSLSLLWYWRSRFKETISYKKRHWFIGSIIALVAAILTKDKSIIMPALLLLMEFYVWQQNKTVGFKDWLKQVLKNTWLYWLIIVFYLYLRATVLNFQDTFNIYGQASVYTESLAIRLWTWLSVWPQYLKLFFVPVGLHMERLVDIKISWLAGDVLLGIGLVILLAVIMVVSWRRKFISAFGLLWLGIALAPASGVVIPVSGLMYEHYMYLPLLGLAIFLMFWGDVLIKKFPLFLKISCFGLLMIWLVWLGVRTIERNADWRTPIVFYEDVLRYNQQSLRIWNNYGMALSDVESYQAAAQAYQRAINLNKDNQSAPPYHNLGNALIKLNKPAEAIKNYQQAILIDDQFYYSYNSLAALYLTTKDYQSARQILEQGLKAMPGNSLLAYNLQIVEQLELAENK is encoded by the coding sequence ATGGTTGATTTAAATAAAGCACTGATTGATTGGTCTGGTCGCCTTAAAACAGTAGTCAGCCAGCGCCCTTGGCTGCCTTTTTTATTTTTGTTTATTTTAGGTTTGTTGGTTTACTTAAACGCCTTACCCAACCAGCTTTTTTGGGATGATTATGATAGTTTGTTGAATAATTATTATATAAAAGATTGGTCTTATTTTGGTCGTTATTTTACGGAAAATTTAATCGCCGGCGCCGGGTTAATGAGTAATTATTGGCGGCCTTTGTTATTGGTAATTTATTCAATAGAGTGGCACATTTGGGGCGATTGGGCGACTGGTTATCACTTGGTAAGCATCCTGATTCACTTAGCCGCCGGATTAGTGCTCTATGATTTATTAAAAAAAATAACCGACCGGCCAATAATAGCTTGGCTGGCTAGTTTAATTTTTTTGATTCATCCCTTGCAAACCGAGGCGGTAACTTACGTAGCCGGCCGAGGTGATCCTTTGTCGGTTTTATTTTTATCTTTGAGTTTATTATGGTATTGGCGCAGTCGGTTTAAGGAAACAATCAGTTATAAAAAAAGACACTGGTTTATTGGGAGTATTATAGCTTTAGTGGCGGCAATTTTAACTAAAGACAAGTCGATTATTATGCCAGCTTTGCTTTTATTAATGGAATTTTATGTTTGGCAGCAGAATAAAACCGTGGGTTTTAAAGATTGGTTAAAACAAGTGCTTAAAAATACTTGGCTTTATTGGTTAATAATAGTTTTTTATTTGTATTTGCGAGCCACAGTATTAAATTTTCAAGACACTTTTAATATTTATGGGCAAGCTTCTGTTTACACTGAAAGTTTGGCTATAAGATTATGGACTTGGTTGAGTGTTTGGCCGCAATATTTAAAATTATTTTTTGTTCCAGTGGGTTTACATATGGAAAGATTGGTGGATATAAAAATAAGTTGGTTAGCTGGGGATGTTTTGCTGGGTATTGGTTTGGTTATTTTATTGGCGGTGATTATGGTAGTAAGTTGGCGCCGGAAGTTTATTAGTGCTTTTGGTTTATTATGGTTAGGTATAGCTTTGGCCCCGGCCAGTGGAGTGGTTATACCAGTTAGTGGTTTAATGTATGAGCATTATATGTATTTACCCCTTTTAGGTTTAGCCATCTTTTTAATGTTTTGGGGTGATGTTTTAATTAAAAAATTTCCGTTATTTTTAAAAATTAGCTGTTTTGGTTTGTTAATGATTTGGTTGGTTTGGTTAGGGGTTAGAACAATTGAGCGGAACGCTGATTGGCGCACACCAATTGTTTTTTACGAAGATGTTTTGCGTTATAACCAACAGAGCTTAAGAATTTGGAATAATTATGGCATGGCTTTGTCGGATGTGGAGAGCTACCAAGCAGCAGCGCAGGCTTATCAGCGGGCGATTAATTTAAATAAAGATAACCAGTCAGCTCCGCCTTATCATAATTTAGGTAATGCTTTAATAAAATTAAATAAACCAGCTGAAGCTATAAAAAATTATCAGCAAGCCATTTTAATAGATGACCAGTTTTATTATTCTTATAATTCTTTAGCGGCTTTATATTTAACAACCAAGGATTATCAATCGGCCAGACAGATTCTGGAACAGGGTTTAAAAGCTATGCCGGGTAATTCTTTATTGGCTTACAATTTACAAATTGTTGAACAGTTGGAATTGGCAGAGAATAAATAA
- a CDS encoding MBL fold metallo-hydrolase, giving the protein MEKIQVKILRHGEFKWLKKNHCRAWCTTTLIIANRVKIIVDPGNFSDAVKIKKLLAKNKLTPADINYVVNSHAHADHIGANFLFTKAVIVTSDALQKKDEFVFYDNTKPYTLVPGVKIIATPGHSAECCTVLAETEKGIVAVAGDLFWLDEEAEYRWAEYPNKLKANRQLVLKMANYIIPGHGRLLHVKK; this is encoded by the coding sequence ATGGAAAAAATCCAAGTTAAAATTTTACGCCATGGTGAATTTAAATGGCTTAAAAAAAATCATTGCCGGGCTTGGTGTACCACCACTTTAATTATTGCTAATCGGGTTAAGATTATAGTGGATCCGGGTAATTTTTCTGATGCTGTAAAAATTAAAAAACTTTTGGCTAAAAATAAATTGACGCCAGCCGACATAAACTATGTGGTTAATAGTCATGCGCATGCCGATCACATAGGGGCTAATTTTTTGTTTACTAAGGCGGTTATAGTGACCAGTGATGCATTGCAAAAAAAAGATGAGTTTGTGTTTTACGATAATACCAAACCCTATACTTTGGTACCGGGCGTTAAGATTATTGCTACACCGGGCCATAGCGCTGAATGTTGTACAGTTTTAGCCGAGACGGAAAAAGGAATAGTAGCGGTAGCTGGCGATTTGTTTTGGTTGGATGAAGAAGCAGAATACCGCTGGGCGGAATATCCCAATAAATTAAAAGCCAACCGCCAATTGGTTTTAAAAATGGCTAATTATATAATTCCTGGGCACGGTCGTTTGCTTCACGTTAAAAAATAA